The genomic stretch TGTGTTCCTGGTGGTGAAGTTTGTCCCATCATGGTTGCGGGACATAAAACTGGATACGCTGAAGAAGATAGCAGCTGGGCTCCGGAGTTGGCATGAACATGACCTTGCTCTATCTCTTCTTGAGCGAGGGGGACCGCAAGCAATCTCTGCTGTAGTTGAGACGTTGCTGTGACCCTGCCGTTTCGCCCCTCCCTGACATAGCAGGGGTCGTTTGGAGTTTTGAGTGGTTTGAGGTTAGTGATCTGTTCGGCTTGGTTCCAGAACTCCACTGCAGCGGAATCATCAGTATGACTTTTTTTATTCCTCAAGCATGGCGAGCACGTCAGGGTTTTCGGGAATCCAATACTGCAGAGCATGCAACCTACTAGGAGTTATTCACTTTAGCCTAACAACATGTAATATATTGGAAGTTATACTGAACATCTGTATTTGTTTTAATTATGGCCCCTCTCGAAGTCTAGAGCATAGCATCATCGGCTGCGGTGAAGTTGTTGCACCTTACAAGGCATCGTGTTGCCTAACATGGCAACATGGACATTAAACCAAGTAACACCTGAATTTATGAAAAGTGACGCGGCGCTCATGCTGGCTTTGGACATTTATGCTTCACTATCGACCATAAGCAAACTGCTTAATTCGAAACGGCGGCAGTGGAGGAAAGAACCCTACTGGGCCTAACGTGCTACGCGGCCCAGAAAGGATTTGGCGGGAACATCGACGAAACGCCGCCGTTTCCCTTCCCCAAATCCCCCACCTTCGCCGGCCGCCATTACCAGATTACCCCCCCGCCCCCACCCATCCGATCGTTCCACCACCACGGCCCCACTCCATCTCCGCTCGCCTCCTCTTCCCGAGGCGAAACATCTCCGCTTCCATCCAGCCATCCCGGCGTAGCTCCCTACCGCTGCCAGAATGGAGGCGGCGCTGAAGGCATGCATCGCATTGCTCCAACTCCACGCCCCCAAAACCCTGGGCGCCCTGGGGccgcgacggcgcgcggcgTTAGAACCCTAACCCTCCGGCGCTTTTCTAATCCGGGGCGTTTGTGTTTGTTGCACTTTTGCAGGGCTATTTCGGGTACTCGTCGTTCCGACCGTACCAGAGGGAGATCATACAGAAGGTCTTGGATGGGCGGGATTGCCTCGTCGTCATGGCCACCGGCAGCGGCAAGTCCATCTGGtaagtcgccgccgcccccctcaCTTGTTCGAGATTAGTTGATTAATAGGTAACGATGGTTTCATAAATACATTTTCGTTGGTTgggctttcaaaaaaaagaaaaaaaaatctttggtaGAAATGTGGCCTGTAAGCTATATTGCTCAGGTCACTTTCAGCAAAGTTACATTTCGTTCCAACAAATCATCGGATTAGTTGGAAGTTAAGTCCACTTAGGAAATCATGATCAGAAAACATTTCGCCAAAACCAGCAAAATCAGCTTCTCAAAAAGACTTGAGCACATTTTTCTCTGTTCCATGGGTTGTTGAGGTGAGCAATAGGTTTGCAGCAGGATTTCGAAACTAAACACTTAAAATTTGCTGATTTGTTTGTTATAGCTATAGAAATTCGTTTTCGTTAATGGTTTGTAAATATTCTGCATTTCCttcagagaaaaaaataaatgcatTCCTGTTTCCGCCAACTCATTTATTAATCGATTATGATTTGTCAATTTGATTATCTCCTTTTAAATACAAATTCACCATTCAATCATGGCAAACCCCTTTCTGGCAGCTATCAAATACCCCCACTGGTTACAAAGAGGACAGCTGTTGTTGTAAGCCCTCTTCTGTCCCTGATGCAAGACCAGGTAAGTCTGGAATGTTCAGTACAATATCCTTGGTGTTCTTCTCATCGTggttttccctttttctttctaaCCAAAAGTCTCGCTGTGGGTTTCAATTTCATGAAACAGGTTATGAGTTTAAAACAAAAAGGTGTGAAATCTGAGTACCTGGGCAGCACCCAAACAAATAGCTCAGCCAGCAGTGATGCTGAAAAAGGCATATTTGATGTACTATACATGACACCAGAGAAAGCCATTTCACTTCCTTCAAGGTGAAATCCTGTGATATTTTATAAATACTTCAGAGGGTATCTTAGCTTATGATGTGCTTTACTGTTAAAATCTGTAGTGCTTGACATGTTCTTGTGAGACCACAGTAGGCTGTTGCAAAACTTGAGTAGCATGTCCGTTTGAGTATGCAGGATTAATCGAAAAGATTGTGGATACTTTTTGGCTGAAAAGGAAGGCATGTACATGTTTTGTCATTATATGGATAATTTCTAGTTATTGCTCATGTCAACCTTATTTCCTTAAAGTAACATAACAGGGACATAGCTATGAATAGGGATGTAACTGGGATGCAACAGAAATTTATTCTAAAGAGCTTGTAATCTTCGGCTGTTGGCATATCTGGCTCCAAATTTATTCTAAAGAGCTTGTAATCTTTGATAAAATTTCTCCAAATGAAATTTATGAAAGTAATGCTAGCGGCAAATATGGATTTGCTCAAGGAAAGGCATCTTGTCCTACCCTTGAGTTGGCTGTAATACAACTAAAAGAATTTTGTTCTGGATAGATTGTTATTTATACAATAGTCCCATGGCCTTAGCAAATTTTAGTTTCTGTTGGTCGTGTAGAactttgtattttgtatacATAAAGTAATGTCCCCCTTCTTCTGAAAGCAATAAAGCAAAACAAATAAGACATGCAGCTTTTGTTCTGTCGACTTACCTTTTTTTCATGCTTGTCCAGGTTTTGGAATAACTTGCAGGCTGCCGGAATATGCTTGCTGGCCATTGATGAAGCGCATTGCATATCAGAATGGGGACATGATTTCaggttgttttttcttttgataaatGAAGAACTTCTAATAAAAGTAACTGGTATTTAGTCATTTGAATTTCATAAGTATATGTACGCATTTGGGACGATACTGTATGCACCTATTGAAAATGTATTTGTAGCAGTTACTGGTTACTGTATGTGCTTATTTATCCAGATtatgtgcatgttttttttctatagTTCCCCTACCCCATCATTTGCTATTGAGTGATTAACATAATTCAGACTCTCTTAAATGCAGGGTGGAGTACAAGCAGTTGCATTTATTGCGCGACCTTCTTGTGGGTGTTCCCTTTGTTGCTTTAACTGCCACAGCCACTGAAAGGTATGGATGTTACACTATCACCTTATTCTCTTCCTCGTTGCTTCTGTACCTGTCTTGTGATTGTATCTAATTTTTCCTTTGCTTGAAAGGACAAGGTGAAAATTAGCTTTAGAACAACAAAATTCCCAAAACGTAATGACAATCAGCACTAGATTATCCCCTTAGAGGTTGATAGGTGTTTGATTGTTCAGATATCATCACAGAACTGATGGAATTATACTAACCATGCCCCTAGTGTCATAAAAACATATGCATAGACTATACAAGCAGTTGAACCTGCCAGACAGACACCACAGCTATACCTTAGCTGTGGATTGTCAGCATGAGTGCCCTCatgttcatgttttttttttatgggTGGGTGGAGGGAGCGTGTTCCCAGCTACGTTGCAGGTGCTTTTTAGAGCTGGTTCTGTCATTTTTCTCTCTGTACCAAGTTCAAACCACTTGAAGTCTAATTGCAGGGTACGCAAAGATATTTCTACTTCCTTGGTTCTGCGCAATCCTCATGTTGTTGTTGGATCGTTTGATCGTCACAACCTTTTCTATGGTGTGAAGTCATGCAACCGATCTATATCCTTTATCAGTGAACTTGTGAAAGATGTTTCAAAGAGGAGTGCTGTGGGTGAGTCAACAATAATATATTGTACTACCATCCGGGAGACAGAACAGGTTTGTGAATTTTCAGAACCATATAATTTTTAACTTGCAAATCCTAATGCTGGagtatgtatttttttttctgtttttcttaaaaatAAGAGTTGTTCATTTTTCAGATTATATAGGTGCACATCAAATTCTTGGAATGTGACACTGTTAATATTTGTTTTTTATTGTTTGAGTAACAGATACCTCCTTTATTTTCTGGTCCATGTGGGAACTTTCAGATTCCATTCACATTACAGGGATAGATTCAGTAAATAAATCTAACAAATTTGGAAGTGTGACTTTACAAATTCTAAATTATTTGATAAACTTGggcttctttatttctgctgtGTTAATTGGGTACATGAATAATCCTTTTCCCAGGTTCATGAGGCATTGGTTACTGCTGGAATCAAGTCTGGAATTTACCATGGTAAAATGGGCAGCCGAGCTAGAGAGGAATCCCATAGGTTTGTTATCTATTCACTGGCTTCTGTTTTGGGTGTTATGTTCTCTTGCTTGTACTTTCATATTTCTTGAACAATCTAAATCCTCCAACAATATTGTTTTGAGTTCTGACCAGTTCTCAAATGATATTTTGAACCAATTATCAACATCTTCTCTGAAAAAAGGTTTTATTGAATTGTACGGTTTTATTGAATTATTTATATTGGCCTGGTCGATATGCTTGACCATGTCATTGTGAGGCACATAATATCATGTGGTTCATAAGGGCCTGGATTTGGTTTACTCCAACGTTTTCTGTAAAATATTTGCCGAGGTGTCTTTGTTCTGTTAGATTTGCATTGATCATGTAATTAGATAATGGGAAAAGTAAAGCCTTTAGACAAATGCTTGGGTAAAGGGGCATAAGGATAGTCAGTTATGTGATTCATGCATCCAGCTTTTTACATACTATGGTGACAGCACTTAAATTTTATGATTGATTGGGTCATAGTGCTCCTTTGCAGATCCTTCATTAGGGATGAAGTTCTTGTGATGGTGGCAACTATAGCTTTTGGAATGGGTATTGATAAACCTGATGTTAGATGTGTAATACACTATGGATGTCCAAAGAGCCTAGAGTCCTACTACCAGGAAAGTGGCCGTTGTGGAAGGGATGGTCTGTCTTCAGTCTGCTGGCTATATTACCAAAGAAGTGATTTTACGAAAGCTGACTTTTATTGTGCCGAGGCAAAAAATGTATGTAACTGTGCATGCTGGATGCTTGTTCACTCCATCCCTGCAGCCTAGTGCTTCTTATGTATGGCTCCTTTTCTTAATGTTTCAATTCATTGAACAGGGAACCCAGAGGAAAGCAATCATGGATTCCTTCATGGCAGCACAAAAATATTGCCTCCTTGCTACATGCCGCAGAAGGTTCTTATTGCAGTATTTTGGCGAAGAGCTCAACTCCGACTGTGGTATTCTATTCTTATTTTTAAGAGAACAATTTTAAGATTTTGTTGGACTTTGTCTGCGAATATCAATCTGAAACAGTTTAGGTTTCTTTTGCCTATTCTTGTCCTTATTTAATTGGGTTAGGAGGCATCATGCAATCTTATATAACACAACCGGTGGAATTTGCCTTGCAGTGACATTTGATTAATGACTCCACATCTCTTGCTATATAGGTAACTGTGATAACTGCACAGCAGTGAAAAATGTTAGAGATTTGTCAAAAGAAACTTTTTTGTTGCTGTCGTGCGTCAAATCTTGTGGAGGACGCTGGGGCCTTAATTTACCTATTGATGTTCTCCGTGGATCACGAGTAAGTTTCTATCCTTTTTTGTTTCCTGATTTTCTAGAGTCGCGACGTACATTGGCTGTTCAAACGTATGTGCTGATAATTTTATATCTGGGGACAATCATATTGGACAGGATTACTCCTAGTTAAATCATTTCAATGTAAAGTACTGTTATATTTGGTGCAGTCTTGTCATATAGGTTGCATAAGTTTTTGAAGTCTTCCATGATATCTTTACTTTATGAGATCAAAATGATAGATTGAACAGTAAATTTTGTTAGAACTTCATCTTGACCATTAAATTGCTCTTTCTTGAAATGAAGATGGTGCATAGCAAATACTTTCCTGTTTGTAGGCGAAGAAAATTGTTGACAACAATTATGATAAACTACAAATGCATGGACGAGGTAAAGACTACTCACCAAACTGGTGGAAAGCACTTGGTGGCCTCCTTATAGCACATGGTACTATTGCGGACCTCTCTATTCATTTGGTCATGCTTGTGAGTTGTatgaaatatcactttttaaAATTGTTGATTCTCCATGTGCAAAGCCTATTCTCTTGCTGTCTTTTTCCTGAGAAAGGTAGCATTATAAAAAGATTTGGAGATAGTATTACActttgttgttgtgagcatgTTAGTAGAAGTAATGTTTTGGTAAACCCTATGCCCTCGATCATTTTATAGAATACACAGGACTGtgtctttgtattaagaagagaGTTATGGTCTACAATTTGTATGCAAGCAAATGGCATATCCTGTCTCCACAGTAATTTCTCTGTCCATAAAAGATATTTACAGCAGATATGACCATAGGTACACTGAATTGATAGCGGATGAGTTCACGCAATAGATCAATGTATTCAACTGAGGGTTCAGGATTACATATATAGGCCCAGGATCAAGGCAATCTCAACCACCCTGACTTGTAGAAACAGAATCGGGGGATATTGCCGATCGGGTCCACACGTGAGCTATCTGGTGCAACCGGCCAGGCAACAGCCTTGGCGTGCAAGCGAGTTTGCTAACACTTACAGCGATGTCTTTTCAAACTGTATGCTGGTTATCCTTTTCAGGTTAATCTTGAAACCTGTAAAGCTTAGAAAGTATGCACCGATCTCAATTCTCAAGGCAAATTCTTCTACCAAATCTAAATACATTCACGGACATCTCAGGCTCTCAGCTACTGACTTCACACTTTTTTAACTTCTATTTGAATGTAAACCTGCCTTGTTCTTCAGAGTGTTAGGATAATGGCTGTGCTACTTGATTATGGCTACGCTGGGCAAATGGCAAATGCTCTGCACCAGTTGTTAGGATACTGAAATATTTTGTCATCCTTGAATTGCTTTTATTTATTCATTCACTCCTTTTATCTATGTGCAGATTACTTGAAGGAGACTGTCCGTGATACATTTAGATTTGTCAGGTGCTGTGTCGCTGTTTTCCTTTTGCTTTTTGTAGCCATTCTAATCATTCCCTTTCTGTAGCCCTTTGCAAGTTTAGTCTTTAAATGCACAAATGCTTAAGAACAACCACCACTAACTCTTGTGCATTTATATATTCAGCGTCAGTCCAAAAGGGGTCAAGTTTCTCTCTACTGCTGATAAAATGGATGGAACACCACTGGTTTTACAGCTGACTGCAGAGATGATTGATCTAGAGGAACATGGTAGTTCACAGCACAAAGAAGGTGGTGGTTTAAATCTTGTGCCCACATTAGAGTCTGAAAAATTTTCTGAGGTAGGTTCCTCAAATGCTATTTTATTCATCCTCACCCACCCACTACTTACCCTGGAAATTTTAGCTATTTTTTATGTGTGTTTTTGTCTTATTTAAATTTCTTTCAGGATGAATCAAAACTCTATCAAATGCTCCTCAATGTCAGGATGAAGCTTGCTCAAGATATTGGGACCGCTCCGTGAGTAAAAATTTAAACGATAATAACAATGAGTTTAGGAATCACGTTTTCAGTGTCTTTTCAATCCTACTTGTTACAGATATGCTATATGTGGTGATCAGACAATAAGAAACTTTGCAAAGATGAGGCCTTCAACTGGAGCTAGACTTGCTAATATCGATGGTGTCAACCAGGTATTACGTTGAAAAAGATATATAGCAAACTATCTTTTGTTAATACAAATAGTATGCATTTCTGCAGTACATCCAATTTTAAAATACACAATAGTGTGACCATTCTATTCCATCTTGTACTTGTATTTTGATACATCTGATGTTTTGTTTGCAGCATTTTATCTCGCGTTTCAGTGGCATTTTCATCCAAAATATCACACAATTGTCGAAGGAGTTAAACCTTCCATTGGATAATTCACCATTACCACCACCAACAACAACAAATCCAGCTGTGGAAAATATAGCTGGTTTACCGAAGCCTGTACAAAACAATCTTCCAGGTATCTTGGGTGATGCAAAGTTGACTGCATGGGAATTGTGGCAGAAGCAGGAGTTTTCATTCCTGAAAATCGCAGTGAGTTACCATTGTTTTCATTTTTCGTTTTCCACTGATGGAATACTCAAGTTCACAGCTTAATATGATTATGTATTCTAGTATTTTCGCAGAGCCGTGCCAATAAAAGAGCAAACAGTTATTGCCTACATACTTGATGCTGCTCGAGAAGGATGTGAGGTGGATTGGAGTAGGTTTTGCAGGGAGGTAGGGCTGACACCTGAGATAGCCTCAGGGATCCAACTTGCAATTGCAAAGGCTGGATCACGTGACAAGTTGAAGCCAATCAAAGAGGAGCTCCCAGAGAATGTAATTCTCCCTCAGTGCATTATCACTCTATTTCTGTTTGTGATTTAGTACTGCTTGAAAAAAAACGCAATAGCCACTCTTATCTAGCATTGGCCATAGTTCATTGTATGTGCATCCAAAGCTGTCATGAATGTCTAATTTACATCGGAAAAAATGTTACATGACAATCCCAGGTAACTTACGACATGATCAAGACATTCCTGACGATTGAGGGGCGTGGACTGTCAGAGCAAGTTTTCGGTAGTGCACCTGCTTCCTCCCATGCAACCGAAGCTGGCGGAGATGATAATCCGGGAGATGGTGTCCTAACGGCTGATACTCTTGATGCAAACCCTTCAGCAAAGAGAGGCTGCCAAACCGACGGCATGATTGGTTCTGCTGATCAGCTAGCAATGAAACAGCAAAAGATAGAAGAGCATGGAGTTGAATCTTCTGGCACAACTGTCGCCACTGAAGAATCTGTGCTAGAGCTTGTCGCCAGCCGCGATGGGGTAAGCAGACACCCAAACATTCTTTCTGACGTCCAGTTGGTTGGTAACCCACGTCGTTCACTCGTTCTGTGTTGAGCGTTGACGGTTCACTATGTTTTCAGGTGTTATTAGACGAAGTTGTCAAGCACTTCAATGGATCCAAGAGAGAATCAGTTGTTGAGATATTGGACAGCCTCGAATCCGAATTCGAAATTTACAAGAGAAATGGGAAATACAAGATCATGTAACAAATCGAGGGCCGCTACAACCCATTTTTCAGATCTTGCCGGGCTAGTCTAGGGAGGG from Setaria italica strain Yugu1 chromosome II, Setaria_italica_v2.0, whole genome shotgun sequence encodes the following:
- the LOC101754414 gene encoding uncharacterized protein LOC101754414, whose amino-acid sequence is MEAALKGYFGYSSFRPYQREIIQKVLDGRDCLVVMATGSGKSICYQIPPLVTKRTAVVVSPLLSLMQDQVMSLKQKGVKSEYLGSTQTNSSASSDAEKGIFDVLYMTPEKAISLPSRFWNNLQAAGICLLAIDEAHCISEWGHDFRVEYKQLHLLRDLLVGVPFVALTATATERVRKDISTSLVLRNPHVVVGSFDRHNLFYGVKSCNRSISFISELVKDVSKRSAVGESTIIYCTTIRETEQVHEALVTAGIKSGIYHGKMGSRAREESHRSFIRDEVLVMVATIAFGMGIDKPDVRCVIHYGCPKSLESYYQESGRCGRDGLSSVCWLYYQRSDFTKADFYCAEAKNGTQRKAIMDSFMAAQKYCLLATCRRRFLLQYFGEELNSDCGNCDNCTAVKNVRDLSKETFLLLSCVKSCGGRWGLNLPIDVLRGSRAKKIVDNNYDKLQMHGRGKDYSPNWWKALGGLLIAHDYLKETVRDTFRFVSVSPKGVKFLSTADKMDGTPLVLQLTAEMIDLEEHGSSQHKEGGGLNLVPTLESEKFSEDESKLYQMLLNVRMKLAQDIGTAPYAICGDQTIRNFAKMRPSTGARLANIDGVNQHFISRFSGIFIQNITQLSKELNLPLDNSPLPPPTTTNPAVENIAGLPKPVQNNLPGILGDAKLTAWELWQKQEFSFLKIAYFRRAVPIKEQTVIAYILDAAREGCEVDWSRFCREVGLTPEIASGIQLAIAKAGSRDKLKPIKEELPENVTYDMIKTFLTIEGRGLSEQVFGSAPASSHATEAGGDDNPGDGVLTADTLDANPSAKRGCQTDGMIGSADQLAMKQQKIEEHGVESSGTTVATEESVLELVASRDGVLLDEVVKHFNGSKRESVVEILDSLESEFEIYKRNGKYKIM